Proteins co-encoded in one Nonomuraea helvata genomic window:
- a CDS encoding ferredoxin reductase, with the protein MPPRLAWRAAELVEIAGESATARTLCFRVPGWPGHLPGQHVDVRLTADDGYTAQRSYSLAGPADGDLVELTVENFPDGEVSPYLTEVIEVGDQVEVRGPVGGWFVWRPESKAPVLLVAGGSGIVPLMAMIRARRQAGSRVPFRLIYSLRDQDRRFYAEELRRPDPGLDVTYLYTRSAPAGASRPPGRLLLDDLAEGGWPANFEPDCYVCGPTGFVEAAADLLVALGHAPERIRTERFGPTGGS; encoded by the coding sequence GTGCCGCCGCGCCTGGCCTGGCGGGCGGCCGAGCTCGTCGAGATCGCCGGGGAGAGCGCGACCGCGCGCACGCTCTGCTTCCGGGTGCCCGGCTGGCCGGGACACCTGCCGGGGCAGCACGTGGACGTCCGGCTGACGGCCGACGACGGCTACACCGCGCAGCGCAGCTACTCGCTGGCCGGGCCCGCCGACGGCGACCTCGTCGAGCTGACCGTCGAGAACTTCCCCGACGGCGAGGTGTCGCCGTACCTGACCGAGGTGATCGAGGTCGGCGACCAGGTCGAGGTCCGCGGCCCGGTGGGCGGCTGGTTCGTCTGGCGGCCGGAGAGCAAGGCGCCGGTGCTGCTGGTGGCCGGTGGGTCCGGCATCGTGCCGCTGATGGCGATGATCAGGGCGCGCAGGCAGGCGGGCAGCCGGGTGCCGTTCCGGCTGATCTACTCGCTGCGCGACCAGGACCGCCGCTTCTACGCCGAGGAGCTGCGCCGTCCCGACCCCGGGCTCGACGTCACCTACCTCTACACGAGGTCCGCGCCTGCCGGGGCGTCCCGTCCGCCGGGGCGGCTCCTGCTGGACGACCTGGCTGAAGGCGGCTGGCCCGCGAACTTCGAGCCCGACTGCTACGTGTGCGGGCCGACGGGGTTCGTGGAGGCGGCGGCCGACCTGCTGGTCGCGCTGGGCCACGCCCCTGAGCGCATCCGTACCGAACGTTTCGGCCCCACCGGGGGCAGCTGA
- a CDS encoding response regulator transcription factor produces MIRVLLVDDQALIRGGFRALLEAEDDIEVVAEAANGEQAVALALEHLPDVALVDVQMPVMDGIEATRRIAADERLSAVHVVILTNYGLDEYVFNALRAGAGGFLVKDTEPADLLQGVRVAARGDALLSPAITRRLIGEYVARRPSPEPQGLDVLTNREREVAALVARGMSNDEIAAHMVISPTTAKTHVSRAMTKLGARDRAQLVVFAYESGLVTPRKS; encoded by the coding sequence TCATCCGCGGCGGCTTCCGCGCGCTGCTGGAGGCCGAGGACGACATCGAGGTCGTGGCCGAGGCCGCGAACGGCGAGCAGGCCGTCGCGCTCGCCCTCGAGCACCTGCCGGACGTGGCGCTCGTCGACGTGCAGATGCCGGTGATGGACGGCATCGAGGCGACCAGGCGCATCGCGGCCGACGAGCGGCTGAGCGCGGTCCACGTCGTGATCCTCACCAACTACGGCCTCGACGAGTACGTCTTCAACGCGCTCAGGGCGGGCGCGGGCGGATTCCTGGTCAAGGACACCGAGCCCGCCGACCTGCTGCAGGGCGTCAGGGTCGCGGCCCGCGGCGACGCGCTGCTCTCGCCCGCGATCACCCGCCGCCTGATCGGCGAGTACGTGGCCCGCCGCCCGTCGCCGGAACCGCAGGGCCTCGACGTGCTCACCAACCGCGAACGCGAGGTGGCCGCCCTGGTCGCCCGCGGCATGTCCAACGACGAGATCGCCGCCCACATGGTGATCAGCCCGACCACCGCGAAGACACACGTCAGCAGGGCGATGACCAAGCTGGGGGCGCGCGACCGCGCGCAGCTGGTGGTCTTCGCCTACGAATCGGGGCTGGTCACTCCGCGTAAGAGCTGA
- a CDS encoding sulfite oxidase-like oxidoreductase produces the protein MSIISRGFHGRRRPDSDRLPPGQYLVDDFPVLSAGPTPQVPLDRWEFAIDTEAEQTHRWSWEEFQALPMETPTADIHCVTKWSKLDTTWEGVSLDVLFEDVETAAEYALIHSYGGYTTNLPLEDLLDGKAWLVHRFDGEDLEPRHGGPARLIVPHLYFWKSAKWVRGIRLLNEDWPGFWETAGYHNYGDPWREQRYEGD, from the coding sequence GTGAGCATCATTTCGCGCGGCTTCCACGGGCGGCGCAGACCTGACAGCGACCGGCTGCCGCCCGGGCAGTACCTGGTGGACGACTTCCCCGTGCTGTCCGCGGGGCCGACGCCGCAGGTGCCGCTCGACCGGTGGGAGTTCGCCATCGACACGGAGGCGGAGCAGACGCACCGGTGGTCGTGGGAGGAGTTCCAGGCGCTGCCCATGGAGACGCCCACGGCCGACATCCACTGCGTGACCAAGTGGTCCAAGCTGGACACCACCTGGGAGGGCGTCTCGCTGGACGTGCTCTTCGAGGACGTCGAGACCGCCGCCGAGTACGCGCTGATCCACTCGTACGGCGGCTACACCACCAACCTGCCGTTGGAGGACCTGCTCGACGGCAAGGCGTGGCTCGTGCACCGCTTCGACGGCGAGGACCTGGAGCCCCGGCACGGCGGCCCGGCCCGGCTGATCGTGCCGCACCTGTACTTCTGGAAGTCGGCCAAGTGGGTACGCGGCATCCGCCTGCTGAACGAGGACTGGCCCGGCTTCTGGGAGACGGCCGGCTACCACAACTACGGCGACCCGTGGCGCGAGCAGCGCTACGAGGGCGACTGA
- a CDS encoding DUF6510 family protein, whose protein sequence is MTAEHLDGNALAGPLGEIFAVDVTAATGRCAGCGLTGPVASLRVYGPDPGLVARCPGCDEVILRLVRGPGTAWLDLRGTVSLRVNLPD, encoded by the coding sequence ATGACCGCAGAGCACCTCGACGGCAACGCGCTGGCCGGCCCGCTCGGCGAGATCTTCGCCGTGGACGTCACCGCCGCCACCGGCCGCTGCGCCGGCTGCGGCCTGACGGGCCCGGTCGCCTCGCTCCGCGTGTACGGCCCGGACCCCGGCCTGGTGGCCCGCTGCCCCGGCTGCGACGAGGTGATCCTGAGGCTGGTACGCGGCCCCGGCACGGCCTGGCTCGACCTGCGCGGCACGGTGTCGCTCCGCGTTAACCTGCCCGACTGA